One window of the Streptomyces sp. ITFR-21 genome contains the following:
- the hutI gene encoding imidazolonepropionase has protein sequence MTTSTVITNIGTLVTNDPSLCAPGDPLGLVRDAAVVIVGDRVVWTGGTSKAPPCDNRVDAGGRALLPGFVDSHSHLVFAGDRGAEFAARMSGRPYTAGGIRTTVAATRAASDAELSANVARHLAEALRQGTTTMETKSGYGLTVGDEARSLRIAAAHTAEVTYLGAHVVPPEFAADPAGYVDLVTGPMLDACAPHARWIDVFCERGAFDGDQARAVLTAGRDRGLVPRVHANQLGPGPGVRLAVELGAASADHCTHLTDADVEALAGSAGTTVATLLPGAEFSTRAVYPDARRLLDAGATVALSTDCNPGSSFTTSMAFCVAVAVRDMRMTPDEAVRAATHGGARALRRTDVGTVAPGARADLHLLDAPSHVHLAYRPGVPLTAAVWQAGRLLVGPAAP, from the coding sequence ATGACGACCAGCACGGTCATCACCAACATCGGCACCCTGGTCACCAACGATCCCTCCCTCTGCGCTCCCGGCGACCCCCTCGGACTGGTCCGGGACGCGGCCGTCGTCATCGTCGGCGACCGCGTCGTGTGGACCGGTGGGACAAGCAAAGCACCCCCCTGTGACAACCGGGTCGACGCGGGCGGCCGGGCGCTGCTCCCCGGCTTCGTGGACTCCCACTCCCACCTGGTCTTCGCCGGCGACCGCGGCGCCGAGTTCGCCGCCCGGATGTCCGGCCGCCCCTACACCGCGGGCGGCATCCGCACCACCGTCGCCGCCACCCGCGCCGCCTCCGACGCCGAGCTGTCCGCGAACGTCGCCCGGCACCTGGCGGAGGCGCTGCGCCAGGGCACCACGACGATGGAGACCAAGTCCGGCTACGGCCTGACCGTCGGCGACGAGGCCCGCTCGCTGCGGATCGCCGCCGCGCACACGGCCGAGGTGACCTATCTCGGCGCCCATGTCGTCCCGCCGGAGTTCGCCGCCGACCCGGCGGGCTACGTGGACCTGGTCACCGGCCCGATGCTCGACGCCTGCGCGCCCCACGCCCGGTGGATCGACGTCTTCTGCGAGCGGGGCGCCTTCGACGGGGACCAGGCCCGCGCCGTCCTCACCGCGGGGCGGGACCGCGGTCTGGTCCCCAGGGTGCACGCCAACCAGCTCGGACCCGGCCCCGGCGTCCGGCTCGCGGTGGAACTGGGCGCCGCCTCCGCCGACCACTGCACGCACCTCACCGACGCGGACGTCGAGGCGCTGGCGGGTTCCGCCGGCACCACCGTGGCCACCCTGCTGCCCGGCGCCGAGTTCTCCACCCGCGCCGTCTACCCGGACGCCCGCCGCCTGCTGGACGCCGGCGCGACCGTCGCGCTGTCCACCGACTGCAACCCCGGCTCGTCCTTCACCACCTCGATGGCGTTCTGCGTCGCGGTCGCCGTCCGGGACATGCGCATGACCCCCGATGAGGCGGTCCGCGCGGCCACACACGGCGGCGCGCGCGCCCTGCGCCGTACCGACGTCGGTACGGTCGCGCCGGGCGCGCGCGCCGATCTGCACCTTCTGGACGCCCCCAGCCACGTCCACCTCGCCTACCGCCCGGGAGTGCCCCTGACGGCTGCGGTGTGGCAGGCCGGACGGCTGCTCGTAGGACCGGCGGCCCCGTAG
- a CDS encoding RNA polymerase sigma factor SigF, with protein MTPRLGLDHAQEQFGGLQGLPEIPPYEEIGPVDARALSKTLFARLRTLEEGTPAYSYVRNTLVELNLALVKFAASRFRTRSEPMEDIVQVGTIGLIKAIDRFELTREVEFPTFAMPTIVGEIKRFFRDTSWSVRVPRRLQELRLDLAKAGDELAQQLDRTPTVRELADRLDLPEHEIIEGMAASNAYTASSLDAQPADDDPEGALADRIGYEDHDLEGVEYVESLKPLIAGLSSRDREILSLRFVGNLTQSEIGEELGISQMHVSRLLTRTLSRLRRGLLVEE; from the coding sequence ATGACACCCCGACTCGGCCTGGATCATGCGCAGGAACAGTTCGGGGGTCTTCAGGGGCTCCCGGAGATTCCCCCCTACGAGGAGATCGGACCGGTCGACGCGCGCGCCCTGTCCAAGACGCTCTTCGCCCGCCTCCGGACGCTGGAGGAGGGCACGCCCGCGTACTCGTACGTCCGCAACACGCTGGTGGAGCTGAACCTGGCGCTGGTGAAGTTCGCGGCGTCCCGGTTCCGCACCCGCAGCGAACCGATGGAGGACATCGTCCAGGTCGGCACGATCGGCCTGATCAAGGCGATCGACCGGTTCGAGCTCACCCGCGAGGTGGAGTTCCCGACCTTCGCGATGCCGACCATCGTGGGCGAGATCAAGCGGTTCTTCCGCGACACCAGCTGGTCGGTGCGGGTGCCGCGGCGGCTGCAGGAGCTGCGGCTCGACCTGGCCAAGGCCGGCGACGAGCTGGCCCAGCAGCTGGACCGCACGCCCACCGTACGGGAGCTAGCCGACCGGCTGGACCTGCCCGAGCACGAGATCATCGAGGGCATGGCGGCGAGCAACGCGTACACCGCCAGCTCGCTCGACGCCCAGCCCGCCGATGACGACCCGGAGGGGGCCCTGGCCGACCGGATCGGCTACGAGGACCACGACCTGGAGGGCGTGGAGTACGTCGAGTCGCTGAAGCCGCTGATCGCCGGCCTGTCGTCCCGGGACCGGGAGATCCTCTCGCTGCGGTTCGTCGGCAACCTCACCCAGTCGGAGATCGGCGAGGAACTGGGCATCTCCCAGATGCACGTGTCGCGGCTGCTGACCCGGACGCTGTCCCGGCTGCGCCGGGGGCTGCTGGTCGAGGAGTAG